A portion of the Krasilnikovia cinnamomea genome contains these proteins:
- the glyA gene encoding serine hydroxymethyltransferase, whose amino-acid sequence MTAVLGRGRVTFWGPDFDALEREDPEIAEVVVGELERLRGGLQLIASENLTSPAVLAVLGSTLTNKYAEGYPGRRYYGGCAEVDRAEQLGIERAQDLFGAAHANLQPHSGASANLAAFAALVQPGDTVLAMGLPHGGHLTHGSKANFSGKWFHTVGYSVRRDTELIDYDEVRDLARAHQPKMIICGATAYPRLIDFAAFREIADEVGAYLLVDAAHFIGLVAGRAVPSPVPFADVVTCTTHKVLRGPRGGMILCREELAQRIDKAVFPFTQGGPMMHAIAAKAVALREAALPEFQTYARQVVTNSQALAAGLTAEGMRAVSGGTDTHLALVDLRDTGVSGRDAEARCELARITLNKNAVPYDPEPPAVASGIRVGSPCVTTQGMREGQMRRIAGLIAAAVTTDPATAGGAVRLRDLGDEVADLVGEFPAYPETGGAA is encoded by the coding sequence ATGACAGCGGTTCTTGGTCGGGGCCGGGTCACCTTCTGGGGCCCGGACTTCGACGCGCTCGAACGCGAGGACCCGGAGATCGCCGAGGTGGTGGTCGGGGAGCTGGAGCGGCTGCGGGGCGGCCTGCAGCTGATCGCCAGCGAGAATCTGACCTCGCCCGCGGTCCTCGCGGTGCTCGGCTCCACGCTGACCAACAAGTACGCCGAGGGCTATCCGGGGCGCCGCTACTACGGCGGGTGCGCCGAGGTGGACCGCGCCGAGCAGCTCGGCATCGAGCGCGCCCAGGACCTGTTCGGCGCCGCCCACGCGAACCTGCAGCCGCACTCCGGCGCGTCAGCCAACCTGGCGGCGTTCGCGGCGCTGGTGCAGCCCGGCGACACCGTGCTGGCGATGGGGCTGCCGCACGGCGGCCATCTGACGCACGGCAGCAAGGCGAACTTCAGCGGCAAGTGGTTCCACACGGTCGGCTACTCGGTACGGCGCGACACCGAGCTGATCGACTACGACGAGGTGCGCGACCTGGCCCGGGCCCACCAGCCCAAGATGATCATCTGCGGGGCGACGGCGTACCCACGGCTGATCGACTTCGCGGCGTTCCGGGAGATCGCCGACGAGGTGGGCGCGTACCTGCTGGTGGACGCCGCGCACTTCATCGGCCTGGTGGCCGGGCGGGCGGTGCCCTCGCCCGTGCCGTTCGCCGACGTGGTGACCTGCACGACCCACAAGGTGCTGCGCGGGCCCCGGGGCGGCATGATTCTCTGCCGTGAGGAACTCGCCCAGCGCATCGACAAGGCGGTCTTCCCGTTCACCCAGGGCGGGCCGATGATGCACGCCATCGCCGCGAAGGCGGTCGCCCTGCGGGAGGCGGCACTGCCGGAATTCCAGACGTACGCCCGGCAGGTGGTCACGAACAGCCAGGCGCTGGCGGCCGGGCTGACGGCCGAGGGCATGCGCGCGGTCTCCGGGGGCACCGACACCCACCTCGCCCTGGTCGACCTGCGCGACACCGGGGTGAGCGGGCGCGACGCCGAGGCGCGGTGCGAACTGGCCCGGATCACGCTGAACAAGAACGCCGTCCCGTACGATCCGGAGCCGCCGGCGGTGGCGTCCGGCATCCGGGTGGGCAGCCCGTGCGTGACCACCCAGGGCATGCGGGAGGGGCAGATGCGCCGGATCGCGGGCCTGATCGCCGCCGCGGTGACCACGGACCCGGCGACCGCCGGTGGCGCGGTGCGGCTGCGCGA
- a CDS encoding SDR family oxidoreductase, whose translation MRCLVTGATGYIGGRLAPRLVEAGHTVRCLARDPRRLRDAPWAGRVEIVQGDLGEPGTLAAAFADVDVAYFLVHSLGHRDFERRDRAAATNFAAAARAAGVRRIVYLGGPEPHALPGPADRRPTHRSAAGREGASAHLRSRAEVADILLASQVPTVVLRAAVIIGSGSASFEMLRYLTERLPAMITPRWVGNRVQPIAVRDVLRYLVAAADLPAEVNRGFDIGGADVLTYADMMRRYARVAGLRRRIIVPVRLLTPKLSAYWVGLVTPVPNAIARPLVASLIHEAVGHEHDITGYVPGEVLGFDEAVRLALAKIKDADVETRWSGASGRDAAAEPLPSDPEWSGGDNYVDLRRRSVRAPVAALWRVIESVGGEHGWYSFPLAWSVRGWLDRLAGGVGLHRGRRDRHRLRVGEALDWWRVEEIEPGRLLRLRAELKVPGRAWLEMTAAPDPADPGRSVYRQRAVFLPRGLAGHAYWAGVLPFHGIVFSGMARNIARDAEQLHAREGAGG comes from the coding sequence ATGCGCTGTCTGGTCACGGGAGCCACGGGTTACATCGGGGGGCGCCTGGCGCCGCGGCTGGTGGAGGCCGGGCACACCGTACGGTGCCTCGCGCGGGATCCGCGACGGCTGCGGGACGCGCCCTGGGCAGGGCGGGTGGAGATCGTCCAGGGCGATCTGGGTGAGCCCGGGACGCTGGCCGCCGCATTCGCGGACGTCGACGTCGCGTACTTCCTGGTGCATTCGCTGGGGCACCGTGACTTCGAGCGCCGGGACCGGGCGGCGGCCACGAACTTCGCGGCGGCGGCCCGCGCGGCGGGGGTGCGGCGGATCGTCTACCTGGGCGGCCCCGAGCCGCACGCCCTCCCCGGTCCGGCCGATCGGCGCCCCACGCACCGGTCGGCGGCCGGGCGCGAGGGCGCCTCCGCGCACCTTCGCTCACGCGCCGAGGTGGCCGACATCCTGCTGGCCAGCCAGGTGCCGACCGTCGTGCTGCGCGCGGCCGTCATCATCGGCTCCGGCTCGGCGTCGTTCGAGATGCTGCGCTACCTGACGGAGCGGCTGCCGGCCATGATCACCCCACGCTGGGTGGGCAACCGGGTGCAGCCCATCGCGGTCCGCGACGTACTTCGCTACCTCGTCGCGGCGGCGGACCTGCCCGCCGAGGTCAACCGCGGCTTTGACATCGGTGGCGCGGACGTGCTCACGTACGCCGACATGATGCGGCGCTACGCCCGGGTGGCGGGGCTGCGCCGCCGAATCATCGTCCCGGTCAGGTTGCTCACGCCGAAGCTGTCCGCGTACTGGGTCGGGCTGGTCACGCCCGTGCCCAACGCCATCGCCCGGCCTCTGGTGGCCAGCCTGATCCACGAGGCGGTCGGCCACGAACACGACATCACCGGGTACGTGCCCGGCGAGGTGCTGGGCTTCGACGAGGCCGTCCGGCTGGCGCTCGCCAAGATCAAAGATGCGGACGTGGAGACCCGGTGGTCCGGGGCCTCCGGCCGGGACGCGGCCGCCGAGCCGCTACCCAGCGACCCCGAGTGGTCCGGCGGGGACAACTACGTCGACCTGCGCCGCCGCTCGGTGCGGGCGCCCGTGGCCGCGCTGTGGCGGGTCATCGAGAGCGTGGGCGGCGAACACGGCTGGTACTCGTTCCCGCTGGCCTGGTCGGTGCGGGGTTGGCTGGACCGGCTGGCGGGCGGTGTCGGCCTGCACCGGGGTCGCCGCGACCGGCACCGGCTGCGCGTCGGCGAGGCGCTGGACTGGTGGCGGGTCGAGGAGATCGAACCGGGACGGCTGCTGCGGCTGCGCGCCGAACTGAAGGTGCCCGGCCGGGCCTGGCTGGAGATGACCGCGGCACCGGACCCGGCGGACCCGGGGCGCAGCGTCTACCGGCAGCGCGCGGTGTTCCTGCCGCGCGGGCTCGCCGGGCACGCGTACTGGGCGGGGGTGCTGCCGTTCCACGGCATCGTGTTCAGCGGCATGGCCCGCAACATCGCGCGCGACGCCGAGCAGCTGCACGCCCGCGAAGGGGCGGGCGGCTAG
- a CDS encoding phosphotyrosine protein phosphatase, whose product MHPFTVLHVCMGNICRSPMAERLLARSVRDRVAVPADVPAVAGGRSIADDPAARLVRSVSAGTGGWHEGEGMNPPAARQVRARGGVDTGFAARKLRGEHLDEADLVLTATADQVDYVVALRPDVADRTFVLGEFGRLLAGLDPAALPPAAAEPDAVYARGVAIVEAAHARRGGRAPLPGDDLDDPWGRGDQTFARIGDEIEDAVVPFTRLLLP is encoded by the coding sequence ATGCACCCGTTCACCGTGCTGCATGTCTGCATGGGCAACATCTGCCGGTCGCCGATGGCGGAACGGCTGCTGGCGCGTAGCGTCCGCGACCGGGTGGCCGTACCCGCTGACGTCCCCGCCGTGGCGGGGGGCCGATCGATCGCCGACGATCCCGCCGCGCGGCTGGTGCGCAGCGTCAGCGCGGGCACGGGCGGCTGGCACGAGGGCGAGGGGATGAACCCGCCCGCCGCACGCCAGGTCCGCGCCCGGGGCGGCGTCGACACCGGATTCGCCGCCCGCAAGCTGCGCGGCGAGCACCTCGACGAGGCCGATCTGGTGCTGACCGCGACGGCCGACCAGGTGGACTACGTCGTGGCGCTGCGGCCCGATGTGGCCGATCGGACGTTCGTGCTGGGGGAGTTCGGCCGGTTGCTGGCCGGGCTGGACCCGGCCGCGCTGCCCCCGGCGGCGGCCGAGCCCGACGCGGTGTACGCCCGCGGCGTCGCCATCGTGGAGGCCGCGCACGCCCGGCGCGGGGGCCGTGCGCCGCTGCCCGGCGACGACCTGGACGACCCGTGGGGACGGGGTGACCAGACCTTCGCGCGCATCGGCGACGAGATCGAGGACGCCGTCGTGCCGTTCACCCGCCTGCTGTTGCCCTAG
- a CDS encoding L-threonylcarbamoyladenylate synthase, with amino-acid sequence MIVAPDDAGIRRAVQLLRAGSVVAFPTETVYGLGADATSADAIAEIYRLKQRPSWNPLIVHVADVAQARALARRWPAVADELAARFWPGPLTVVVERAAGLPGDLDTVAVRIPAHPVALRLLRESGLALAAPSANRSESISPTTAQHVLGSLPEVPLVLDGGPSACGIESTVVDLTVSPARLLRPGALGLRSLREVTGGLALPGGGVADGAARPSPGMSRRHYAPRARLILAEDVEAVPRAGLAGPVAVLTYEGRGPGDEVLSADPGEYAADLYAALHRLDDARAGTILVQAPPDTEDWLAIRDRLGRAAA; translated from the coding sequence ATGATCGTCGCACCGGACGACGCCGGGATCCGGCGCGCCGTGCAGTTGCTGCGCGCGGGTTCCGTGGTCGCCTTCCCCACCGAGACCGTGTACGGCCTGGGCGCGGACGCCACCTCGGCCGACGCGATCGCCGAGATCTACCGCCTCAAGCAGCGGCCCTCGTGGAACCCGCTGATCGTGCACGTCGCCGACGTGGCCCAGGCCCGGGCGCTGGCGCGGCGCTGGCCCGCGGTGGCGGACGAGCTGGCCGCCCGGTTCTGGCCGGGGCCGCTGACCGTGGTGGTCGAGCGGGCCGCCGGGCTGCCCGGTGACCTGGACACGGTCGCGGTGCGGATCCCCGCCCACCCGGTGGCGCTGCGCCTGCTGCGCGAGTCGGGGCTGGCCCTGGCCGCGCCCAGCGCGAACCGGTCGGAGAGCATCTCCCCGACCACCGCCCAGCACGTGCTCGGCAGCCTGCCGGAGGTGCCGCTGGTGCTGGACGGTGGCCCGTCCGCGTGCGGCATCGAGTCCACGGTCGTCGACCTGACCGTGTCCCCGGCCCGGCTGCTGCGCCCGGGTGCCCTGGGCCTGCGCTCCCTGCGCGAGGTGACCGGCGGACTCGCGCTGCCGGGCGGCGGGGTCGCGGACGGGGCCGCGCGGCCGTCGCCCGGGATGAGCCGGCGCCACTACGCGCCGCGCGCCCGGCTGATCCTGGCCGAGGACGTGGAAGCGGTGCCCCGCGCCGGGCTGGCCGGGCCGGTCGCGGTGCTCACGTACGAGGGGCGCGGTCCCGGCGACGAGGTGCTGTCGGCCGATCCCGGCGAGTACGCGGCGGACCTGTACGCCGCGCTGCACCGCCTCGACGACGCCCGGGCCGGGACGATCCTGGTGCAGGCCCCGCCGGACACCGAGGACTGGCTGGCGATCCGGGACCGGCTGGGGCGGGCCGCGGCCTGA
- a CDS encoding L-threonylcarbamoyladenylate synthase — protein MLYDCRTVAERDRGVAAAIEAARSGELVVLPTDTVYGIGADAFTAHAVEALHTARHAERRVPPPVLVGSRHTLDGLVYSVPKAARELADAFWPGALTILVEHSPSLQWDLGETGGVVGVRMPLHPVALEVLREVGPMAVTTANRVGGAPPRTAQEAREQLEYAVRIYLEAGPAHDPAPSTIVDVTGDVPRVLREGAVPFGKLRDVVPDILPAEVPGPA, from the coding sequence ATGCTCTACGACTGCCGCACGGTCGCGGAACGCGACCGGGGGGTCGCCGCGGCCATCGAGGCGGCCCGCAGCGGCGAACTGGTCGTGCTGCCCACCGACACCGTGTACGGCATCGGCGCGGACGCGTTCACCGCGCACGCCGTCGAGGCGCTGCACACCGCCCGCCACGCGGAGCGCCGGGTGCCGCCGCCGGTGCTGGTCGGCTCCCGGCACACCCTCGACGGCCTGGTCTACTCGGTGCCGAAGGCGGCGCGTGAGCTGGCGGACGCGTTCTGGCCCGGCGCGCTGACCATCCTGGTGGAACACTCGCCCAGCCTGCAGTGGGACCTGGGCGAGACCGGCGGGGTGGTCGGGGTGCGGATGCCGCTGCACCCGGTGGCCCTGGAGGTGCTGCGCGAGGTCGGCCCGATGGCCGTGACCACCGCGAACCGGGTGGGCGGCGCGCCGCCGCGCACCGCGCAGGAGGCCCGCGAGCAGCTGGAGTACGCCGTACGGATCTATCTGGAGGCGGGCCCGGCGCACGACCCGGCGCCGAGCACGATCGTCGACGTCACCGGCGACGTGCCCCGGGTGCTGCGCGAGGGCGCGGTGCCGTTCGGCAAGTTGCGCGACGTCGTGCCGGACATCCTGCCGGCGGAGGTCCCGGGGCCCGCATGA
- the prmC gene encoding peptide chain release factor N(5)-glutamine methyltransferase: MTPAHEHPSVATERVRLVPALAEATAELAAAGVQSPRVDAELLAAHVLGVGRGRLLLIDTVRAGELDRFRDLVARRTRREPLQHLLGTAAFRHLELAVGPGVFVPRPETELLAGWGIKRAAPGAVVVDLCSGTGAIALSVADEARPGRVLAVERSPRALTYLRRNAAGFSVVEVAEGDVTDPGLLAELSGAVDVVLCNPPYVPLGTAVPPEVAEHDPAEAVFGGADGLAVIRPVVALAARLLRPGGALGIEHDDAHGDAVPALLRADGRFTAVEAHRDLAGRPRFTTAERSESNVADCSP; this comes from the coding sequence GTGACGCCCGCCCACGAACACCCCTCGGTGGCGACAGAACGGGTGCGGCTCGTTCCGGCCCTGGCCGAGGCCACCGCTGAGCTGGCCGCCGCCGGGGTGCAATCGCCGCGGGTCGATGCCGAACTGCTGGCCGCCCACGTGCTCGGCGTCGGCCGGGGCCGCCTGCTGCTCATCGACACCGTTCGCGCCGGTGAGCTGGACCGTTTCCGGGATCTGGTGGCCCGGCGGACCCGCCGGGAACCGTTGCAGCACCTGCTCGGCACGGCCGCGTTCCGGCATCTGGAACTGGCCGTGGGCCCGGGCGTGTTCGTGCCCCGGCCGGAGACGGAGCTGCTGGCGGGCTGGGGGATCAAACGCGCCGCGCCCGGGGCGGTCGTCGTGGACCTGTGCAGCGGCACGGGCGCGATCGCGCTGTCGGTGGCGGACGAGGCGCGTCCCGGGCGGGTGCTGGCGGTGGAGCGGTCGCCGCGGGCGCTGACCTACCTGCGGCGCAACGCGGCCGGATTTTCGGTGGTCGAGGTGGCCGAGGGGGACGTCACCGATCCGGGGCTGCTGGCGGAGCTGAGCGGGGCCGTGGACGTGGTGCTGTGCAACCCGCCGTACGTTCCGCTCGGCACGGCCGTGCCGCCCGAGGTGGCCGAGCACGACCCGGCGGAGGCCGTCTTCGGCGGCGCCGACGGCCTGGCGGTGATCCGCCCGGTGGTGGCCCTGGCCGCCCGGCTGCTGCGGCCGGGCGGTGCGCTCGGCATCGAACACGACGATGCACACGGGGACGCGGTGCCCGCGCTGCTGCGCGCGGACGGCCGCTTCACCGCGGTCGAGGCCCACCGTGACCTGGCGGGGCGCCCGCGTTTCACCACGGCGGAGCGCAGCGAGAGCAACGTGGCAGACTGCTCCCCGTGA
- a CDS encoding GGDEF domain-containing protein → MSWLDRLADNVEELRKAGQLQQGGRSAEALPLLDRVLDASADPTTRAYALVQRFGALINLGRVAELGPAMTAASGAVREAPDPYLRGLMHAYAALGAYLQGNLDRGVTHLVQASRSLAAVPEGDAETAWGWHDLAMAYSYLGFHGHALTAIEQARQVGAASGMASELFAAPGIRLRNAVSLDHQGDTDGCLRVLRDIDAELARYVATGADARLRPSSKTVYGYALARRAALGEPTEADVTALLADGGDSVRSRDLQHLGGVCLHIAAQRPTEALRRLDAVPVSPEILGPAEPARLRSICHASAGDHAAAHHADRYAFRLAAQRIDRLRDGFLDGVAARLDAQETQRDIGRYGDETLTDPLTGLPNRRQLERYVAAMLARGERAAVGVCDLVGFTEVNARHGRHTGDLVLQRIAGVLIRVMRRGDFVARFAGDEFVVVLPGAGHTQAAEVSRRIAAAAAAENWQALVPGTPIGVAAGWSEVGTHGRTLTAALAAAAGHRKPA, encoded by the coding sequence GTGAGTTGGTTGGACCGGCTCGCGGACAACGTCGAGGAACTTCGCAAGGCGGGACAGTTGCAGCAGGGCGGCCGGTCGGCCGAGGCCCTGCCACTGCTCGACCGGGTCCTCGACGCATCGGCCGACCCCACGACCCGGGCGTACGCGCTGGTGCAGCGCTTCGGCGCGCTCATCAACCTGGGCCGGGTCGCCGAGCTGGGCCCGGCGATGACGGCCGCCTCCGGTGCGGTGCGTGAGGCGCCCGACCCGTACCTGCGCGGGCTGATGCACGCGTACGCCGCGCTCGGCGCGTACCTGCAGGGCAATCTGGACCGGGGGGTCACCCATCTCGTGCAGGCGTCGCGGTCGCTGGCGGCCGTACCCGAGGGTGACGCGGAGACCGCGTGGGGCTGGCACGACCTCGCCATGGCGTACTCGTATCTGGGTTTTCACGGCCACGCGCTGACCGCGATCGAGCAGGCCCGGCAGGTCGGCGCGGCGTCCGGCATGGCCAGCGAGCTGTTCGCCGCGCCCGGCATCCGGCTGCGCAACGCGGTCTCGCTCGACCACCAGGGCGACACCGACGGCTGCCTGCGGGTGCTGCGCGACATCGACGCGGAGCTGGCCCGCTATGTGGCCACGGGCGCGGACGCCCGGCTGCGGCCCAGCAGCAAGACCGTCTACGGGTACGCGCTGGCCCGCCGCGCCGCCCTCGGCGAGCCCACCGAGGCGGACGTGACCGCCCTGCTGGCCGACGGCGGCGACAGCGTCCGCTCCCGAGACCTGCAGCACCTCGGCGGGGTGTGCCTGCACATCGCCGCGCAGCGGCCCACGGAGGCGCTGCGGCGCCTGGACGCGGTACCGGTGTCCCCGGAGATCCTCGGGCCCGCCGAGCCGGCCCGGCTGCGCAGCATCTGCCACGCCTCGGCCGGGGACCACGCCGCCGCCCACCACGCCGACCGGTACGCGTTCCGTCTCGCCGCCCAGCGCATCGACCGGCTCCGTGACGGCTTCCTGGACGGGGTCGCCGCCCGCCTGGACGCCCAGGAGACCCAGCGCGACATCGGCCGGTACGGCGACGAGACCCTCACCGACCCGCTCACCGGCCTGCCGAACCGCCGCCAGCTGGAACGCTACGTCGCCGCGATGCTGGCCCGGGGCGAACGCGCCGCGGTCGGCGTCTGCGACCTGGTCGGCTTCACCGAGGTCAACGCGCGGCACGGCCGGCACACCGGCGACCTCGTGCTGCAACGCATCGCGGGAGTGCTGATCCGGGTGATGCGCCGCGGCGACTTCGTGGCCCGGTTCGCGGGCGACGAGTTCGTGGTGGTGCTGCCCGGCGCGGGACACACCCAGGCCGCCGAGGTGTCCCGGCGCATCGCCGCCGCGGCCGCCGCCGAGAACTGGCAGGCGCTGGTGCCCGGCACCCCGATCGGGGTCGCGGCGGGCTGGTCCGAGGTCGGCACGCACGGCCGTACGCTGACCGCCGCCCTGGCCGCCGCGGCCGGTCACCGCAAGCCGGCCTGA
- a CDS encoding PQQ-binding-like beta-propeller repeat protein, with protein sequence MAVIELGYVGSGGAELPEPPPLRPAEWGRRHLRRLTAALLAVLCLVTVTASDHLPAPRGLQARWEILFFQGDMFTLARDTVVVLSSGATQRLTGYDLDRGTPRWSREMDQPVPYLITTPGSSVVLLPTVERSVPSTPDGSQMQSIFTQTVAIDAATGAQLWRAPGDVTAVSLAHLPIGGDRVLLADHAADSTAVTGVRLVGARDGREVWRRDTPGAQQIATIGPDPRRPDRVATVTGAGQVRLLRLSDGAELGGGTVSVPSTGSAPDRYVNLGWHGGQLTVTQTTDTGVTVTGYGGQPLRQRWRVDEPDAVAAYGCGPVWCISTGAALIGRDWDSGLERWRAPLSHSARPFGADMLAVEGTADARYAILDAGTGRSIARLDGEPVEDVAGTRVLTISPTVTPGGRSAVGRVDLRTGETFTLGTIDGVSDYGCLTDRGLLVCQSVHDRLTVSAVG encoded by the coding sequence GTGGCGGTCATCGAGCTCGGTTACGTGGGCTCCGGCGGCGCCGAGCTGCCGGAGCCCCCGCCGCTGCGCCCGGCGGAGTGGGGCCGGCGTCATCTGCGCCGCCTGACCGCGGCGCTGCTGGCCGTGTTGTGCCTGGTCACCGTGACGGCGTCGGACCATCTGCCCGCGCCGCGCGGCCTGCAGGCGCGGTGGGAGATCCTCTTCTTCCAGGGCGACATGTTCACGCTGGCCCGGGACACGGTGGTGGTGCTGAGCAGCGGCGCGACGCAGCGACTCACCGGATACGACCTCGACCGCGGTACGCCGCGCTGGTCGCGCGAGATGGATCAGCCGGTGCCGTACCTGATCACGACGCCCGGGTCGAGTGTCGTGCTGCTGCCGACCGTGGAGCGCAGCGTGCCGTCCACGCCGGACGGAAGCCAGATGCAGTCCATCTTCACGCAGACCGTGGCGATCGACGCGGCCACCGGCGCGCAGCTGTGGCGTGCGCCGGGCGACGTCACCGCGGTCAGCCTCGCCCACCTGCCCATCGGAGGCGACCGGGTGCTGCTGGCCGACCATGCCGCGGACTCCACCGCGGTGACCGGGGTACGCCTGGTCGGGGCCCGCGACGGCCGGGAGGTGTGGCGCCGGGACACCCCGGGCGCCCAGCAGATCGCGACGATCGGCCCGGACCCGCGACGGCCCGACCGGGTCGCCACGGTCACCGGAGCCGGGCAGGTCCGCCTGCTGCGGCTGAGCGACGGCGCGGAGCTCGGCGGCGGGACGGTCTCGGTGCCGTCCACCGGCTCGGCTCCGGACCGGTACGTCAACCTGGGATGGCACGGCGGGCAGCTGACCGTCACGCAGACCACCGACACCGGGGTGACCGTCACCGGGTACGGCGGGCAGCCGCTGCGGCAGCGGTGGCGGGTCGACGAGCCCGACGCCGTTGCCGCGTACGGCTGCGGGCCGGTGTGGTGCATCAGCACCGGCGCCGCGCTGATCGGCCGCGACTGGGACTCCGGCCTCGAACGCTGGCGCGCCCCCCTCAGCCACTCCGCCCGGCCGTTCGGCGCGGACATGCTGGCGGTGGAAGGCACCGCCGACGCGAGGTACGCGATCCTGGACGCGGGCACGGGCCGGAGCATCGCCCGCCTCGACGGTGAACCCGTGGAGGACGTCGCGGGCACGCGGGTGCTGACGATCAGCCCCACGGTGACACCCGGGGGCCGCAGCGCGGTGGGCCGGGTGGATCTGCGTACCGGGGAGACCTTCACCCTGGGCACGATCGACGGGGTCTCCGACTATGGGTGCCTGACCGACCGTGGCCTGCTGGTCTGCCAATCGGTTCATGATCGATTGACGGTCTCCGCGGTCGGCTGA
- a CDS encoding PQQ-binding-like beta-propeller repeat protein, protein MVVIELGYVGVDDPPDPSPRASGWLRRHVRRAAAAVLAALCLLTVTASDHAPAPRGVRPLWSIPLGDEDSFQVSGDTVVVHSTGTPRRLSGYGRTDGAVRWSRELDVQAPFVIAVPDSGVVLLPSTPPGVPTQPDGVSMPPRFTETTAVDAATGAELWRGAGDPAWAGIGDGTLLVDHPDNGPGVARLRLVGLRDGRDRWRRDTPGAEQIATIGADPRHPDRVATVTGSGRVRLLRLDNGAEEGGGTVAWPPGSAFPFSSLEWHDGQLFVLHANDTRATVAAYGGQPLRQRWRIDVPGANAAGCGPVLCLSAGTGLTGHDWRTGAERWRLPDAVTRPFGAGLLAIVEGPESPLRVIDAATGQPVVTLAGQPVEDETGEVELMLSAPVAPDSRMVVTRVRPRTGETFTLGTIDAVPDYGCALDRDLLLCRTVRGRLSVTAVG, encoded by the coding sequence ATGGTTGTCATCGAACTCGGTTACGTCGGCGTCGACGATCCACCCGATCCGTCGCCGCGCGCCTCCGGCTGGCTCAGGCGTCACGTGCGCCGCGCCGCGGCGGCGGTCCTCGCCGCGCTGTGCCTGCTCACCGTCACCGCCTCCGATCACGCGCCGGCGCCGCGCGGGGTGCGGCCGCTGTGGAGCATCCCGCTCGGCGACGAGGACTCCTTCCAGGTGTCCGGGGACACGGTCGTGGTGCACAGCACCGGCACGCCCCGGCGGCTGTCGGGGTACGGCCGTACCGACGGCGCGGTGCGCTGGTCCCGCGAGCTGGACGTCCAGGCGCCCTTCGTGATCGCGGTGCCGGACTCCGGCGTCGTGCTGCTGCCCTCCACGCCGCCCGGCGTGCCGACCCAGCCGGACGGCGTCTCGATGCCGCCGCGGTTCACCGAGACGACCGCGGTCGACGCCGCGACCGGCGCGGAACTCTGGCGCGGCGCGGGTGACCCCGCCTGGGCGGGCATAGGCGACGGCACCCTGCTGGTGGATCACCCCGACAACGGCCCTGGCGTGGCCCGGCTGCGCCTGGTCGGCCTGCGGGACGGCCGGGACCGGTGGCGCCGGGACACCCCGGGCGCCGAGCAGATCGCGACGATCGGTGCGGATCCGCGGCATCCGGACCGGGTCGCCACGGTCACCGGCTCCGGGCGGGTCCGTCTGCTGCGGCTCGACAACGGCGCGGAGGAGGGCGGCGGGACGGTCGCCTGGCCGCCCGGCTCCGCGTTCCCGTTCAGCAGCCTGGAATGGCACGACGGTCAGCTGTTCGTGCTGCACGCGAACGACACCCGGGCGACCGTCGCCGCCTACGGCGGGCAGCCGCTGCGGCAGCGCTGGCGGATCGACGTACCGGGCGCCAACGCGGCGGGCTGCGGCCCGGTGTTGTGCCTGAGCGCCGGTACGGGACTCACCGGCCACGACTGGCGGACCGGCGCCGAACGCTGGCGCCTGCCCGACGCCGTCACGCGGCCGTTCGGCGCCGGCCTGCTGGCGATCGTCGAGGGCCCGGAATCACCGCTGAGGGTCATCGACGCGGCCACCGGTCAACCCGTCGTGACGCTGGCCGGACAACCCGTAGAGGACGAAACGGGCGAGGTCGAGCTGATGCTGAGCGCGCCGGTCGCGCCGGACAGCCGCATGGTGGTGACCCGGGTACGCCCCCGCACCGGCGAGACGTTCACCCTCGGCACGATCGACGCGGTACCCGACTACGGCTGCGCGCTGGACCGGGACCTGCTGTTGTGCAGGACGGTGCGCGGCCGCCTGAGCGTCACTGCCGTCGGCTGA